A segment of the Allosaccharopolyspora coralli genome:
GCCTGCAACGCGGATGTGCTGCCGGCGAGCAATAGCCCGATCGCGACCAGACCCTCCAACGAGGCCCACAACACCCGGCTCCAGGTCGGTGGGTTCGGGTGCCCGCCGGAGGCCAGCATGTCGACCACCAGCGAGCCGGAGTCCGATGACGTGATGAAGAAGATCGCCACCAGCACGATCGCGAGGACCGAGAGCACCGCGCCCAGAGGGAGCTGTTCGAGGCCGAGGAACAGGGCCTCCTCGGCGATCACTCCCTGCTCGGGGTCGACCAAACCACCCTGGCCGTAGAGCTGCTGGTGGATGCCGGTACCGCCCAGAGCCGCGAGCCACAAGAACCCGAGGACGGTTGGGACCAGCAGCACACCGGCGATGAACTGCCGGATCGTTCGGCCGCGGGAGATGCGGGCGATGAACACCCCGACGAACGGCGCCCACGCCATCCACCAGCCCCAATAGAAGATCGTCCAGGTCGCCATCCATTCCTGCCCCGCGTCGCCGGTGTACGCGCCCGCGTCGAAGGTCATGTTCAGTACGTTGGCGAGATAGACCCCCAGGGACTGGACGAAGTCGCGCAACAGGAACAGCGTGGGCCCGAGCACCAGCACCGAGACGAGCAGCACTCCCATCATCGACAGGTTGATGTTGGAGAGCCACTTGATGCCTCGACCGAGACCGCTGACCACAGAGGCGATGGCCAACAGCGTGATGATGACGATCAGGATCACGAGGACCGTGTTGTTCGCCTCGCCCAGGACACCCATCGCCGACAGGCCGGCAGCAATCTGCTGAACACCCAGACCGAGTGAGGTGGCCACCCCGAAAACGGTGCCGATGATGGCGAGGACATCGATCAGATCACCGATCCAGCCCTTGACCCGGTCCCCGAACAGTGGCTCCATCGCCCACCGGATGGACACCGGACGTCCGCGCCGGTGGATCGCGTACGCGAGTGCGAGTCCGATGACGGCGTAGACCGCCCACGGGTGCAGGCCCCAGTGCACGAAAGCCTGTGCCATGCCGAGCTGGGCGAGCTCCTCAGCTGAGCCTGCCGTGCCGGGCTTGGGGTCGCTGGTGGCGAAGGTGAGTGGCTCGGCCAGCCCGTAGAAGACCAGCCCGATACCCATACCTGCCGCGAACAGCATGGAGAACCAGGACCACACGCCGAACTCCGGCGGCTCGTCGTCGTGGCCCAACTTGATGTTGCCGAAACGGCTCAGCCCCATCCACACCGCGAACACGATGAACGCGGCCACCACGATCATGTAATACCATCCCAGACCTTCGGTGATGCCGGTCTGGAGCGTGTTCAGCACCTCGCTGGTGCCGGAGGGGAACAGGATCGCGGTGATCGTGATGCCGGCGATAATGAGGAATGCGGGCCAGAACACCGCAGGCGTGACCCCGCCCTTTCCGATGCGGACGCCGTGTTTGCGCAGTTGCTCTTCGACATCTGCGGGTTCCGTGGCCTCGTCGATACGCGGCTCGTCGGCGCCGCTCGGGTCGACCGGGTCTGCGCCGTCACGTGCGCGGTCCGGGGACTGCGTCGACTCGCTCGTATGTCCGTTCCCCATCGGGCGACAGTGTGCAGGCCGGGAACACCGGGCGCCAGACACGAACGCCCTGGTGGGGGACCGTGCAGAGCCACCAGAATGGTCCCGAGATCGTCTCCTATGGTGACCTCGTGGCCGCCGGATCGATGGCCGGCGCGAAGTCCGCGCCCGGCCCCACACGGTCACGGGGAGCTGGTGGACCAGTCGATCGCCTTGAGGACGCGTTGGAGATGTGCCTGAGCCCAGTCGGTGTCCAAGGGGCCGGTGCGCAGCAGCCATCGGTGAAACATCGGCCCGTACAGCAGTTCGGTGATCGCCGCGGGGTCCTGCACCCCTGCCTCAGCGAGCCGTGCGGCCACTGCACGGAGTTGCGGGTCGAGTAGGCGGGTTCGCAGGTCGGTCGC
Coding sequences within it:
- a CDS encoding BCCT family transporter, with amino-acid sequence MGNGHTSESTQSPDRARDGADPVDPSGADEPRIDEATEPADVEEQLRKHGVRIGKGGVTPAVFWPAFLIIAGITITAILFPSGTSEVLNTLQTGITEGLGWYYMIVVAAFIVFAVWMGLSRFGNIKLGHDDEPPEFGVWSWFSMLFAAGMGIGLVFYGLAEPLTFATSDPKPGTAGSAEELAQLGMAQAFVHWGLHPWAVYAVIGLALAYAIHRRGRPVSIRWAMEPLFGDRVKGWIGDLIDVLAIIGTVFGVATSLGLGVQQIAAGLSAMGVLGEANNTVLVILIVIITLLAIASVVSGLGRGIKWLSNINLSMMGVLLVSVLVLGPTLFLLRDFVQSLGVYLANVLNMTFDAGAYTGDAGQEWMATWTIFYWGWWMAWAPFVGVFIARISRGRTIRQFIAGVLLVPTVLGFLWLAALGGTGIHQQLYGQGGLVDPEQGVIAEEALFLGLEQLPLGAVLSVLAIVLVAIFFITSSDSGSLVVDMLASGGHPNPPTWSRVLWASLEGLVAIGLLLAGSTSALQAGSIATALPFSIVLILMCFATYRALSAEHRQLLNTERRLRGRELAGALSHDFDEHFGEQVDARIDYALTSTTGIWNRESKRNPVATLTRSRRRRRSGRSGATGGPGAGGRSSSGDGSGAGSAGPE